The genome window CCCCGGGGTCGGGTCCGTCGTCGGGGTGGTCAAGCTGCTTGCCGTCGACGCGTGGCGAGTTCGGGGTGCGCTGGAGTTCGCCGCCCGCGGCGGTCGGCAGGTGGCGGAGGTCGCCGATGTCGTGGCGTGACGCGTTGGAGCCGACACGCATGGACCGCATCGCGGTGGTGGCCCCCGCCGACCGGCTGCGGGACGCGCTGGTCACGGTCGCCGACCTGGGCCTCACCGAGCCGGAGCGGCTCCTCGACCCGGTGCCCGCTCCAGCCGCGTCGACGCTGGAACAGGTCCGTCGGACCGCATCGCCCGGCCAGGTCCCAGGGCCGGTGGCGGTGCTCCACCGGCGACCGCCCGACCTGGCCGACCTGGCGCGGCGAGGACGCCTCGACGAGCTCGCAGGCGAGGCCGAGCTGGAGCAGGTGGCCGCCGCCGCCGTGCTCGACGGACGTGTTGCCGGGATCGCCGCCTGGAGCCCGACGAGAGCGGTCGAGGTACTGGCCGACCGCTTGCGCCCCGTGGGCGCAGCCGTGGTTCGACTCCCCCCTCCGGCCGGTGTCGACCCACCGACGCTCCTCGCCGGCGTCGGAGCCGCCGGTGCCTTCCAGCCGCTCGTCGACACCTATGTCACCGTCCCGTACGCGGACGTGAATCCCTCGGTGTTCGCCGGGGTCGCCTACGTCGCCATGTTCGGGATGATGTTCGGCGACGTCGGCCACGGGTTGCTGCTCACCGCCGCCGGCCTGCTCGTCTGGGCGGGGCGCCCCGTCTCCCTCGCCCGGTTCCGGTGGGTGGCCCCCTTCGTCATCGGCGCCGGGCTGGCGAGCGCCGCGTTCGGGCTCCTCTTCGGCGAAGCGTTCGGCCCCACCGGGCTGGTCCCGACCCTGTGGCTGGCCCCGCTGGACCGGCCTGCGAGCCTGCTCGCCGCCGCGGTGGCCATCGGCGCCGTCCTCCTCGCCGTGGCCTACGGCCTCGGA of Candidatus Dormiibacterota bacterium contains these proteins:
- a CDS encoding V-type ATPase 116kDa subunit family protein, yielding MDRIAVVAPADRLRDALVTVADLGLTEPERLLDPVPAPAASTLEQVRRTASPGQVPGPVAVLHRRPPDLADLARRGRLDELAGEAELEQVAAAAVLDGRVAGIAAWSPTRAVEVLADRLRPVGAAVVRLPPPAGVDPPTLLAGVGAAGAFQPLVDTYVTVPYADVNPSVFAGVAYVAMFGMMFGDVGHGLLLTAAGLLVWAGRPVSLARFRWVAPFVIGAGLASAAFGLLFGEAFGPTGLVPTLWLAPLDRPASLLAAAVAIGAVLLAVAYGLGTANRWREGGAARALLALAGLAGSALYVGLALAGLGWYLHLVGLTVAGGVLAGAGLLFGFAGLYGESGHGVAGVAQAGVELFDTVVRLGTNTVSFARLAAFGLTHAALGQVVWDGTTALWHRGPLLWLPAAVVLVAGNALAFTLEALVAGVQALRLEYYELFSRIFTSQGRAFRPWHVPTLVPKERP